The Melospiza melodia melodia isolate bMelMel2 chromosome 23, bMelMel2.pri, whole genome shotgun sequence genome contains a region encoding:
- the BRF2 gene encoding transcription factor IIIB 50 kDa subunit yields the protein MAARGRCPECGSGSLVEDAHYAQQQLVCAACGCVLSEGLLTTTYTDEEHLREVAYSQSTGQKEQLSRCLQRGIRRVQDLCKVLKLPAAFEETAVSYFQRALELPAFHLVSLEKKELLGGCCVLVTCRQRRWPLTMGTVCSLLYAKQELFASVFLSLQRELGLSVPALSLADLVTTHLSSFRLVQPSANIPGPFLEDKEQLVARTMAIVELASATWLVTGRHPVPVVTAAAFLAWQSLRPGPRLSCPLARFCRLAGVELPPPAQLRLKELLEILLAMASQLSWLRGFRLDKKTVVKHIGELLQHRLLLLKRAFSQQDGLEQQGTGLGMGSESQGCQGCVSQGSESQECQGSVSQECQGSVSQGSESQECQGSVSQGCQGSVSQGSESQECQGSVSQGSESQECQGSESQGCQGSVSQGSESQECQGSVSQGSESQGCQGSVSQGSESQECQGSVSQGCQGSVSQGSVSQGCQGSLNQGCQDKDSVNKDSPGQGSVSQGSLSQGCQDSVSLGSLDKDSVNKNPPSQGCPAQGSVGPGSLGKDSVNNNSPAQAPPSSPAVPQQQGSPWAGQQQQRGTLRPLLPPCLLQPRKRLRAAAPSAAGAAVTGDEPISDSEIEQYLRSPEEIRAFRRAKAWS from the exons ATGGCGGCGCGGGGCCGGTGCCCCGAGTGCGGCTCGGGCTCGCTGGTGGAGGACGCGCACTACGCGCAGCAGCAGCTGGTGTGTGCCGCCTGCGGCTGCGTCCTCTCCGAGGGGCTCCTCACCACCACCTACACCGACGAGGAGCATCTGAGGG AGGTCGCCTATTCCCAGAGCACGGGGCAGAAGGAACAGCTGAGCCGCTGCCTGCAGCGAG GCATCCGGCGGGTGCAGGACCTCTGCAAGGTGCTCAAGCTGCCAGCAGCCTTTGAGGAAACGGCTGTGTCCTACTTCCAGAGGGCTCTGGAGCTGCCTGCCTTCCACctggtcagcctggagaagaaggagctgctgggggggtGCTGTGTGCTGGTGAcgtgccggcagcgccgctggccgCTGACCATGGGCACCGTGTGCTCCCTGCTCTACGCCAAGCAGGAGCTCTTTGCCAGCGTCTTCCTGAgcctgcagagggagctggggctctCTGTGCCCGCCCTGAGCCTGGCAGACCTGGTGACAACACACCTGAGCAG CTTCCGGCTGGTGCAGCCCAGTGCCAACATCCCTGGGCCCTTCCTGGAGGACAAGGAGCAGCTGGTGGCCCGGACCATGGCCATTGTGGAGCTGGCCAGTGCCACGTGGCTGGTGACCGGGCGGCACCCGGTGCCCGTGGTCACGGCCGCAGCGTTCCTGGCCTGGCAGTCCCTGCGGCCCGGCCCGCGCCTCTCGTGCCCCCTGGCACGGTTCTGCCGCCTGGCAGGGGtggagctgccccctccagcccagctgaggctgaaggagctgctggagatcCTGCTGGCGATGgcctcccagctctcctggctgcgCGGCTTCCGCCTGGACAAGAAGACGGTGGTGAAGCACATcggggagctgctgcagcaccgaCTGCTCCTGCTGAAACGTGCCTTCAGCCAGCAGGacgggctggagcagcagggcacGGGCCTGGGCATGGGCTCTGAGAgccaggggtgccagggctgtgtgagccaGGGCTCTGAGAGCCAGGAGTGCCAGGGCTCTGTGAGCCAGGAGTGCCAGGGCTCTGTGAGCCAGGGCTCTGAGAGCCAGGAGTGCCAGGGCTCTGTGAGCCAGGGGTGCCAGGGCTCTGTGAGCCAGGGCTCTGAGAGCCAGGAGTGCCAGGGCTCTGTGAGCCAGGGCTCTGAGAGCCAGGAGTGCCAGGGCTCTGAGAGCCAGGGGTGCCAGGGCTCTGTGAGCCAGGGCTCTGAGAGCCAGGAGTGCCAGGGCTCTGTGAGCCAGGGCTCTGAGAGCCAGGGGTGCCAGGGCTCTGTGAGCCAGGGCTCTGAGAGCCAGGAGTGCCAGGGCTCTGTGAGCCAGGGGTGCCAGGGCTCTGTGAGCCAGGGCTCTGTGAGCCAGGGGTGCCAGGGCTCTCTGAACCAGGGCTGTCAGGATAAGGACTCTGTGAATAAGGACTCCCCAGGCCAAGGCTCTGTGAGCCAGGGTTCTTTGAGCCAGGGGTGCCAGGATTCTGTGAGCCTGGGCTCCCTGGATAAGGACTCTGTGAATAAGAATccccccagccagggctgcccagcccagggctctgtgggCCCAGGCTCCCTGGGTAAGGACTCTGTGAATAACAACTCCCCAGCCCAGGCTCcccccagctctcctgcagtgccacagcagcagggcagtccctgggcagggcagcagcagcagaggggcaCCCTGAGGCCCCTGCTGCCCCCCTGCCTCCTCCAGCCCAGGAAGAGGCTGCGGGCGGCGGCTCCGAGCGCTGCGGGCGCGGCCGTGACGGGCGATGAGCCCATCTCAGACAGCGAGATCGAGCAGTACCTGAGGAGCCCCGAGGAGATCAGAGCCTTCAGGAGGGCCAAGGCCTGGTcctga